One genomic segment of Pyruvatibacter mobilis includes these proteins:
- a CDS encoding SAM-dependent methyltransferase: protein MFLRWLLDYVVKTGRLTVVEANGKTWTVGDGGPPGVTLTLRDAKIGRAIAFNPHLKFGEAYMDGRLDITEGDVWDLMDLLGRNVGTGYGTPLAAAIARARRLYRRVLQHNPIGRAKDNVAHHYDLDGGLYDLFLDPDRQYSCAYFETPDTSLDEAQLAKKRHIAAKLRLEPGNRVLDIGSGWGGLGLYLAQMEEVDVTGVTLSEEQHTLSSARALHQGLDSRVRFRLEDYRHLDPAFDRIVSVGMFEHVGVGHYQEYFDQVARLLDEDGVALIHSIGRIDGPGTTNPWIAKYIFPGGYIPALSEVLPAIEKAGLFVTDIEILRLHYAETLRHWRERFTANRDRAKEIYDERFCRMWEFYLAASESSFRHMGFMVFQVQLTRKVDALPMTRSYMTEAETTLHRREETLQSTGRSKLRA from the coding sequence ATGTTCCTCCGGTGGTTGCTCGACTATGTGGTGAAGACCGGCCGGCTCACGGTGGTCGAAGCCAATGGGAAGACCTGGACAGTGGGCGATGGCGGCCCGCCCGGGGTGACACTCACCCTGCGGGACGCGAAGATCGGTCGCGCCATCGCCTTCAACCCGCATCTCAAATTCGGCGAAGCCTATATGGACGGCCGCCTCGACATCACCGAGGGCGATGTCTGGGACCTGATGGACCTGCTGGGCCGCAATGTGGGCACCGGTTACGGCACGCCGCTGGCGGCTGCCATCGCCCGGGCCCGGCGGCTCTACCGGCGGGTGCTGCAGCACAACCCGATCGGCCGGGCCAAAGACAATGTGGCCCATCACTACGATCTGGACGGCGGGCTCTATGACCTGTTCCTGGACCCGGACCGGCAATATTCGTGTGCCTATTTCGAAACCCCGGACACAAGCCTTGACGAGGCGCAGCTGGCCAAAAAGCGCCACATCGCCGCCAAGCTCAGGCTGGAGCCGGGCAACCGGGTGCTTGATATCGGGTCTGGCTGGGGCGGGCTCGGGCTCTATCTGGCGCAGATGGAAGAGGTGGACGTGACCGGCGTCACCCTGTCCGAGGAGCAGCACACCCTGTCGAGCGCCCGCGCCCTGCATCAGGGTCTCGACAGCCGGGTGCGGTTCCGGCTGGAGGACTACCGGCATCTGGACCCGGCGTTTGACCGCATCGTCTCGGTTGGCATGTTCGAGCATGTGGGGGTGGGTCACTATCAGGAGTATTTTGACCAGGTGGCCCGGCTGCTCGACGAGGACGGGGTGGCGCTGATCCATTCCATCGGCCGCATCGACGGGCCGGGCACGACCAATCCGTGGATCGCCAAATACATCTTTCCCGGCGGCTACATTCCGGCCCTGAGCGAGGTCCTGCCGGCCATCGAAAAGGCGGGCCTGTTCGTCACCGACATCGAGATCCTGCGCCTGCATTATGCGGAGACCCTGCGCCACTGGCGGGAGCGCTTCACCGCCAACCGCGACCGGGCAAAGGAGATCTATGACGAGCGCTTCTGCCGCATGTGGGAGTTCTACCTGGCGGCCTCCGAAAGCTCGTTCCGGCATATGGGATTCATGGTGTTCCAGGTGCAGCTGACCCGCAAGGTGGATGCCCTGCCGATGACCCGCAGCTACATGACAGAGGCCGAAACCACCCTGCACCGGCGCGAGGAAACGCTTCAGTCCACAGGCCGCAGCAAGCTGCGGGCGTGA